The genomic window taatagtgaaaacatcaaaactatgaaataacacatggaatcatgtaataaccaaaaaagtgttaaacaaatcaaaatagattttattttttagattcttcaaagtggccaccctttgccttgatgacattcTCTTAACCAACGtaatttgacgtcattttatctgcgGCCAATGACCTTCAGCCTTCttagatgggcacttctaatgtaaatctatgacaGCACCCAAGGGGATTTAATTTTCAtgctctccccgtagattttgcggtAATGTAGTGTCCCAATTAGTgagagaacactgagccaatcacggcacaactagagaacattaccaacccctatgctccgtattttccgctggcttcCCCACCACCATAGAAAGCACTGATCTAGACtcaaacacctgcattttggaactgctttactcaagaaagcaaaaaagagactatgcggctttattaacgaaatgtatttattttgtacattttttgcgaactgatatgtgacacgtattaaatgtcaaaataacatgcaaacatttttattttgtatttgttgGAGAGCATACATTTTTTCTGTGGGAAAACAAACATGAGCCAATCATGAGATGCACTGCAGTTTGAAGTAGTCCCATTTTAAAACGCCACACTAACGATGTGCACTGTGTCAGAATTAGTCTCTAATCATATGAGAAATGGATTGCTTACCACAAAGCTCTGCCACTGTATTGCCTGTAGGAAGCCCTCTGTCAAGACAGAAGGACATGAAGATAAATAAGGGTTACATTAAGTttatattcttatcttttattatgcattattgttgttgcattgtcgagaaggaaactgcaagtaagcattttgttggacaGTGTATACCATGTGAATCGTCTACATGCTCCTAATAAAACATTCAACTTGAGAATATTCAGCCACTCATGGAGGACAATGGAAGTTGACTTCAGTCTTTATTCTTTATTATTGATATAAAGATAAACACGTTTCGTCCTGTAGGAAGACATGACATTTCCATTCATTCAATGGGATCATTTTACTGCTCTTCCTCGACGACTGCCCTCACCTCTGTCGTCCAGTGCGTTTAGCAGTGcgcaatgttattttaatggacaaaaacaaattgcttttctttcaaaaaacaaggacatttctaagtgccccaaactttttaacggttgtgtgtgtgtatatatatatatatatatatacatatatgtgtgtagtaccagtcaaaagtttggacacacctactcattcaagggtttttctttatttttactattttctacattgtagaataatagtgaagacaaactatgaaataacacatggaatcatgtagtaaccaaaaaagtgttaaacaaatcaaaatagattttattttttagattcttcaaagtgatgacattctctcaaccaacgtgatttgacgtcattttatctgtggccaatgaccttcagCGTCCTTAGATGGggacttctaatgtaaatctatgacaGCACCCAAGGGGATTTAATTTTCAtgctctccccgtagattttgcggtAACGTAGTGTCCCCATTAGTGACAGAACacagccaatcacggcacaactagaaaacattaccaacccctatgctccgtattttccgctggctgccccaccaccaccacagaaagcactgatctAGATAAACACGTTTCGTCCTGTAGGAAGACACAACATTTCCATTCATACAATGGGATCATTTTACTGCTCCTCCTCGACGACTGCCCTCACCTCTGTCGTCCAGTGCGTTTAGCAGTGCACAATGGGATACACCTGCTGGCTCTGGGGTGTGGCTGCTGAGAAACACCTGAACTCTGGTCTTTGAGGGCCGGGGGCTTGATCCAGGAGTACTACAAAATAAAACACAGAGCATATACGACTgagaaactacacacacacaatacgatGTGTGTCATACCACTTTGCATTGATCATGGACACAACAGTTCCCAATGTTTCCTTTAATAGCCAGAAAGGCCAGGAGCAGACATCTACATGAGAGGATTGACTGTTAGCATTTATGACAACTCTTTCGATCACAACCTTCACCAGGTCGTTGTCTGTGTGAGGAGATGGGGAAGAAGGCCTCGTATTAGGCCTAATACAAACTATCAAAGAACATTGCAGCAAGCCTATTAGATATAATTATTCTGATATGTCTACTACCAGAAGATACGTTTTTGACAGGTGCCGTGAGTGAAACAATCCCCTCCACTCAGAGCAATGGAAGTTGGAACTTCCCCATTAAGCGGTTCCACCTGATGTCAAGGACAGAGTGGAGTTGGACTTCAGAGCCTCCAGCAGAGACAGTGCCCTCTCGTCGGACAAACCACACTTCTGTGCCCCCTTGTTGGACAAACCACACTTCTGCAGATCCACGTCTAGGAAAACAATTCCAAACTACAGTCAATACCAACAATAATATATACGTTTTGatacggtgtgccctaatgaacaaggCCCTGGATTCAAGCTCAAGGAAAGATCCTGAATAACTGACTTGAAAGAGGGTCAATGAGAGACTGAATGTGTCCCCTAACCTTTGACCCAGAGGTCCTCAGCAAGCTCCTGTGCAAGGGCCGGCCGCCCCTTTGTCTCCCACCAGGGTGTTGCAGTTGAGTGACCCAGTGGAGGCCTCCCATGCCCTCAAATTCAGGCCTTCGGTACCTCTGAGATGCGGCCTAGGCTGCACTGTGCCTACGCATGGCTTGATGCTGCAGTGCAGGGGAGAGGTCAGTCAACGGGAGCTCACACACAACCCCAAATACCACACAATAAGGATGCATGATTCTTCCCGTGCAATTGTTGAATGTGTAATGACTTCAATACAGATCTTCTCTGAGTATGTCATACTCGCCATCACCATTAGAGGGAAACAGAGCTCTGGCAGATAGCTGAACATTAGAAAAGACAAATTAGAGAGAACACAAACAGATAATGTAAACATGTTGATGTAGCCTTAACACAGTGAGCCAAGTAGATATTTTCCAAAGAGACACTTTTGGCTAAACCCTGGTGAGTAACAACAAAGGAGTGTTAGTTGGTGCACTGCGGCACCTTGGGTCGATTCAGGTGAATGTGCCTCTGCAACTTGCTACCTTGGTGAGAGTGAGAACGTCTATCTCTCTCAATGGAAGACCATGGAGTTGGAGGGTATCGAGGTTTTGTTAAGCTGTCAGACACTCTCAGGGTGCCTTAACACTTTGCACGTATTCTCCTTGGAGCGGATGGCTAGAATCTTCTTCCTGTAGTCCAACCTGTACCTTTCTGACATGGGTAGAGAGATGAAGGTAGTCATTCCTTTTCCAGACAGAGATCGCACAAGGAATAAGGACAGGTTATGAAGCAAGGGGCTCCTACTTAAAGTTTCAAGTTGGTTAGCCTACTTGACGCTTACCTGGCTCTCTGACACCGAGTCTGTTTTGGTAGCTGCTGCTGACTGTGAAATGGTGTAACTGTTAATTGACGGTCAGAGACTTGTCAGTTTGAGCCGATCCCCGTTGAAGTCAAGCATCCATTGACTCAGGTTTGCCTTGACTGCTGGCAACGGGGCTGAGTCCTGCATAGCGCACACATAATCATAATAAGCCTCGAAGTCCTGGGCATCTCTGCACTGAATTTGGACAGTGTCTAACATTTCCAATCTTGTGGCAGAAAAAACAGCATACATTTAAGTATGCAATATGGAGGAACTTGTATGCATCAAATTGTGGCTTAAATGTTTATTTATATGATATCATATAGCTAACATTAATAAATTGTATCTTATTACACTACATAAATCCTTCGTTTTAGGCAAACATAATGCTTTTGCTCAAGCCATGAGTGTGGGGAGGTCAGATGTGCAGCTTTCTGTCCAATTAGATACTTTCTGGACAATATTTCTGTCCATTGGGGGGACACCTTTGTGCTCCAGAGCACCCAGAGACAAAAGTTTCTTATAGACTAttttagctgctagctagcttcacttcaaaagtagctagctagtctaTGTTGAGTTCTGATTTGGTCCAGTCTGGACgggccttgatttcaacatcaGGTCCAGACTGGCCtatatttggcccaaacatagacgtctacgattggttcagatttgatcCGAAACATAGATGTctgtgattggttcagatttggtccggaccggaccaaatctgaaccaatcatagacatctaggtttcacaagtttggacagtactgcacagtacagtacaatatggTAAAGTagagtaaagaaaagtagagtacagcacagtagagtatagtGTACTGTATTGTAGCCTACTTTACTataatgtactctactgaactaaacTGTACTGTGGTCTGTTAGTTTATTCTGTAGGTTGGGCTACTTAAAAAATAATCGCTGccagtttgaaaaagctagcgtAAGTGCATGTGACAGATGGGTGCAACAATAAATATTCTATGTTGCAATCTTCAGAGAAATTAATATTGTGAtataatgattacttcattgggaATGTACAGTAGGTGCAGTTGAAATTTGACCATAGAATCAATGAccaaaaaatgtaaacgcaaaaGTCTATGAATTAAGTATTTTAAACTttcattcagattttttttttttactgatttcAACATCCAGAAAATCCATACTTTCAACTTTAGTTCAGAACCGAATCAAACCTGATTTTTAAATGTcctgaaaatatgtatttttaacgTCTggtaaatatgtattttcaacatcCGTAAAATACGACTTTTCAACGTCCGGAAAATACGACTTTTCAACGTCCGGAAAAATACGACTTTTCAACGTCCGGAAAATACATCTTTTCAATATCCATATAAGATGTATTTATGACATcaagaaaaaacatatttttgacatccggaaaatatgtattttcacctttcattcagctCCCAAAATGGAAAAGACGTCTAAAATACTTTCAATGTCTAAAAGACTTTCAAAGCTTTTGCTTACTGGGTAAAAGCCAACtgaacagcctggtctcatagactagacgtaacatagtaagtgtaaatccaggacactcaaattagtatatgttatatttgttatggttacataagacagctGATTACGTAAATCAAGGGTGGGCTTATAACACAAATGTCTATTAACCCAGGTTGTGAGTTCGAAACTTATCACAgaaaactttagcattttagctaattagcaacttttcaacaaCTTAATACTTTTTTGCTACTttgtaactacttagcatgttagctaacccttcccctaaccttaacccttttagctaacccttcccctaactttaacccttttagctaaccctaaccttaacccttttagctaacccttcccctaacccttttagctaacccttcccctaaccttaacccttttatctaacccttcccctaaccttaacccttttatctaacccttcccctaaccttaacccttttagctaaccctaaccttaacccttttacagtgggggggaaagtatttgatcccctgttgattttgtacgtttgcccacttacaaagaaattatcagtgtataattttaatagtaggtttatttgaacagtgagagacagaataacaacaaaaaaatccagaaaaagacatgtcaaaaattttattaaatgattttcattttaatgagggaaataagtatttgacccctctgcaaaacatgacttagtacttggtggcaaaacccttgttggcaatcacagaggtcagacatttcttgtagttcgccaccaggtttgcacacatctcaggagggattttgtcccactcctctttgcagatcttctccaagccattaaggtttcgaggctgacgtttggcaactcaaaccttcagctccctccacagattttctatgggattaaggtctggagactggctaggccactccaggaccttaatgtgcttcttcttgagccactcctttgttgccttggccgtgtgttttgggtgattgtcatgctggaatacccatccacgactcaTTTTCAATGACCTGGCTGGGTGTATTCACTTggaaccaaacagaagcaaacagTACGACCCACCTGAATTTGCCCAATAGAAACTCTTCtttttgttgcaaaacgttttcaaCTGTTTGCTATAcagtttggactaatgattacacccctgatTGTATTTATAGGCCTAAACTGCTCACCAAGACCTAGCTGAATCAGGTATGCTAACTTAGatctacaggatggtagatctacaggatggtagatctccaggaagagggttaaACTGCCCTGTAGGCCTACACTGGAACAGGTCTTTACTGGAACGGATTCCTGTCACCTGGGTTTATTTCAGTGTAACACACCCTTACTACCATAATTTACTGGAACACGGCGGGCTAAAGACCATAAACACCAAAGTTTTCAGGAAATGAATTTCCAATGCCAATCACAATTTACAGCTTCGTTCATAGCTACCATAAAAATTCCACTTATCATTGCTCTATGTCACGTAATGTTCCCTGGTGAAAGCATACAGGACGGGTTAGTATATAAAGAGCAGAGCAACCTCTACTCAACTCATCACTCCATCTACCTGAGAAAAGACTACCTGTGACTTACCTGAAGCTACATAAAACCAGCAAAATCACCATGAAGGTGCTGATGATCTCTGTGTTACTCTGTGTGGGCTTAACTTTAAGGGAAGCAGCAGGGCAGCAGCAGGCTGTGGCAGTGGAACAACTGAGCATTGTTCCAGTTCTAGAGGAGGCTAAAGAGACTGGGCCACTGAAGCCGCTGGGTGACGCTCCAATGGAGACCATAGTAGAACTGGTAGAAAACAAAGTAGAGCTTGCTCAACCTGAAGAAGGGGAAGCTGAGGCTGATGCTCTTGCGCTGGTCCAAGCACCAGCGATAAGGTTTTTGCACTGCCCTGACGGTTGGTACCTACATCAGTCACGCTGTTTCCTCTTTGTGAACTCATACTTGTCGTGGCACAACGCAGAGGAACACTGCAACACTCTGCATGCAAACCTGGCCTCCGTTCAGAACCCCCGACAGTATCGCTTCCTGCAGCAGTTAACGACAATGGCCAACCGGCACAGCGCGTGGATCGGTGGATTCTATCTCCAGGACAGGTGGCTGTGGATCGACCGTGTAGGATTCTACTACGAAAACTGGTACACACACCTTGATGTGGACCGCAACGCTTGCATCCATCTGCGCACCTCAGTGGGCTGGTCAAATGCTCACTGTGGCACAGGTCTCCCATTCATCTGTGTGAAAATGTCCTGTTAGTCAAGATTGTGATTTCAGTACGAGAAAGCATTGTTAGTTGGTTGATGTTATTTCTAACTGCTTTCAGAATTTTAGCGTaatgaatccaggctgcatcacatccggccgtgattgggagtcccatagggcggagcacaattggcccagtgtcgtccgggtttggccggggtaggcgtcATTGCAaattagaatgtgttcttaactggcttgccgagttaaataaaggttcaataaaaacatTGATTTTATTATTGACTTTATTCAGTCACTCTGGATGTCTGCCAAAAGGCTAAATGTGACGTAGGCAAGATGCAGTCATAGGATTCCATTGATCCAGGTTTATTCTACAAAAGCAATGACGCccaatattattatattatataatattGCGACATGTGTAATGCAAACGGCAGATATATGATACATTTATGAAAGATCAACAAAAATGTTATCTGTTCGACAGGGGTGGATTTTTATTTTGTCGAACTTTCATTATTGCAACAAATAATGGTGTTTTTCTAATAAATAATGATTGCAGAATAATTTTGAAGGAAAGCGGGGCACGTGATGTCATCACGTAACTATAACGCTCCACACTTCattctaaatgcctactgctAGCAAAATCCCTTTTTCCACTCTAAAAATGTTTCTTTTCTGGGGGAGTGACGTTATGTCCAGCTGTTTTTTATCGACACAAGATAGTTAAATGGAAGTGCACCGTAGTAGGCGATCTATTTCTATGCGAACTTTCTAAATGTCTACAAAAAAAGCACTGGACAAGTTAAAATGGAAACACACAGTGGCTACTGATGATGGAAACTGTGCTTTTCGAATAAATATGATTGCCGAATCATTTTTAAGGTATGCTGGCACATTATGTTATCAACTATAAAACTCCACTCAATAATAACAAATAATGTTTCTTTGCGGGACAAGGATTGTATTGACTTTCAAAAATGCCTGAGTTGCTTCACATTGCAATTCGAAGTTTCACCATCAAATTGTTTCAGATCATCTAGGCCTGCGTGACTGCAAGTTACACCATGGCACGGACAGTGGCGATAAATTGACATATAAGAATGATAAGAATATGGCAAATGTTAGTCCATTTTTGTATTATATCCATCCTGGCTTTTgcgggctacctgagacatgaaagaTAGGTGGGCTGGGCATACAGGCTGTAGCCACTTTATTAATGCGCAATATGCCTAATAAGATGATGGATACACTTCAAGCACATTCTATTCGACATTTTAGGTATTTGCCTACCATATTTTAGGGGGGGGACGTCATTACTTCCAGCTGTTTTTATCGACACAACAGTTTAAAGGAAACGCACCGTGATAGGCAATTGTAGCGTCTGTGAATTAAATGTCAAGAaaa from Salmo trutta chromosome 9, fSalTru1.1, whole genome shotgun sequence includes these protein-coding regions:
- the LOC115199823 gene encoding ladderlectin, translating into MKVLMISVLLCVGLTLREAAGQQQAVAVEQLSIVPVLEEAKETGPLKPLGDAPMETIVELVENKVELAQPEEGEAEADALALVQAPAIRFLHCPDGWYLHQSRCFLFVNSYLSWHNAEEHCNTLHANLASVQNPRQYRFLQQLTTMANRHSAWIGGFYLQDRWLWIDRVGFYYENWYTHLDVDRNACIHLRTSVGWSNAHCGTGLPFICVKMSC